The sequence below is a genomic window from Prochlorococcus marinus CUG1438.
TACGCCTTTAATTAGTGAACAATTTATAGTTTTTTCCGCCTTAAATAATCCATCAAATAGGTTTCTAATTATTGAAGGGGCGAGCCATTTTTCGCCAATCAGAATAAAAAATAGTTACATAAAAAATAGTGATCTCTTCAAAATAGATAAATCTTTTATCGGTTCAGATCCAATTTCAGTACAAGATTTATCTTCAAAATATATACTTAAATTTATAAAAAATATTAAGGTTAAAGAGAGTCCAAGTTTAATTAAAAATCAAAGAGAGATGGGACTTGATTTCCATCTTTTAGATCTTGAAACCATAAAAGAAGTTTCAAAAAATCAGTACTCTATTCTTGGATCTAAATAGGCAATTAAAATATCTACAAAGAGATTTAAAGAAACTATAAGCATAGAAGTAAAAATTACAATGCCTTGAACCAAGGTATAGTCTCTCTGAGAAATTGCTTCATGTAATCTTAAAGCAATTCCTGGCCATGAAAAAGTTACTTCAAACAAAAGAGCACCTCCTGCCAAGGAAGCCATTGTCAAACCAGAAATAGTGACAATTGGCAATAGAGCATTAGGTAAAGCATGATTTAAAAAAATTCTTTTCCTAGATATTCCCCTGCAAATAGCTGCATTTACATAATCACTTTTTAATGTCTTTTCTAAATTTACTCTTAATGAACGGCTGAATATACCACTCAAAAGAAGGCCAAGTGTAATGGAAGGAAGTGCGAGATGATAAAGGCTATCTTTAAAAGCAATAATATTATTTGAAAGAATACTATCTAAAACTAGGAAACCTGTAATTTGAGGTTGTTCCTGGAAGATTGGAAATCTACCTCCAATTGGGGAAATATTAAAAAACACAGAAAATAATAATTGCGCTAACATCGCTCCCCAAAAAGGTGGGATCGCATAAGTGGCAATTCCTAATATTCTCGCAATATAATCAGTCTTTTTACCTCTTTTTCTTAAGCTAATTAATCCCAATGGGAATCCTATTAATATGGCACTTAATATTGAAAAAAAACCAAGCTCAAGACTTGCAGGCAAAGACTTAAGAATAATATTTAGGACTGGCTCTTGGGTACTAAGAGATTGGCCAAAATCTAAGTGCAATATATTTTTTATATATATAAAATATTGATTTATTAAAGGTTCATTTAGACCCAATTTATTTCTCAGAAATTCCCTTGAAACCTCATCGGCGCCAGATCCAAGTATGGCATCGACAGGGTCGCCTGGTGCAACTCTTAATAAAATAAATACTAATGAAGAAATTATCCATAACATTATTGGTATTAATGAAATTTTTTGTAATGAATAATTTAGTAGTTTATTAAAGTTTCTACTCATAAATTAACTTAAGATCACTCAATGAGATTATTCCTGCACCATTAAAAATAGGTTTTGATATTTTACTTTGAGACCATGCTTTTTGAGAGGATATCCAAATAGGAATATAAGGGATTGAATTTGCTGCTATTTTTTCAATTTCAACAAGTTTTTCTAACCTTTTAATTCCACTTATTTTTTCACTCTCAAGAAATAAACTTTTCACTTTATCAGATCCCCAAAAACTACCACTGTAAACAGATTCTCCTTGTTTACATATGCCATCAACTATTTCATTACAGCTTAAAAGGGGGGTGAGATAGGCTTCTGGATCTGAATAAGCTCCAGTCCAATCGAGAATGACTGCAGTATAGATCCCTAAACTTAGATTCTTATAAACTGTTGTAGATTCAACTCCGTTTAGTACAACATCAATACAATCTTTCAAAGAATTTTTTATTTCTTCCTGCCACGTCAAGGCAATAAGTTTATCAGCTGGTACATTCGATCTATAAGTAAGGGGTATTCTCAAAATGTTTCCATTACAATAATTTTCTTTTTGCAATAACCTTCTCGCTTCTAAATAATCATATTTAGGCCACACTTCTTTATTATCTTTTTTTAATATTGGAGGAATGATCGATCTAGATGGTTTCCTTAATCCATAACTTACTTTGTCACTAATTAATTTCCTATTGATACTTTTTGCCAAAGCCATTCTTAAATTAAGATTACTTAAAGGATAAGAACTAGTTTTAAGGCTTATAAAACTTAATTCGGTGAAAGGGCTATTACCTTCTTTAAACTGTTTATTCCTACTTAAATTATTTAAACTTTTTCTCTGACTATCATCAATTGAATTTGATAAGAGGACGTCAATTTGCTTACTTTTTAAAGCACCAAAAAGAGAAGATGAATTTGAATATCCCACAAAATTAATGCCATTATTTAAGGGCTTTTCACCCCAATAATTCAAATTTGGATCAATTGATTGAACTTCATTAGAAAAACTGGTTAGTACATATTTGCCAGTACCAACGAATTTCTCATTTAAAAACTTATCAGAATATTCTTTGTAAAATGAAGGAGATATTGGAGTTAAATTTACTGATGTAAGTAAACCATTTAAAGAACTTGATGGTTTATTTAAATTTATTATGACTGAATATTCACTTGGCGTTTCTATTGATTTAATCTTATTTCCTAAAATATAATTCATAGTTCCAATTCTTTTGAATCTATTAAAAGTAAACTTTATTGCATTTGAGTTAAATGAAGTCCCATCGTGAAAAAAAACATTTTTTCTTAAATTAATAGTTATTTGAAGTCTATCTTTTGAAATGATTGGCATCCCCGAGGCCAATTGAGGTGTTAATTCTCCGTTAGAATCTAATTCATACAATGTATCTCCAAGAGAACTGATTAATTGAATTGCTTTTAGAGTATTAGCTCTAGCTGGATCTAGAGATTCAATCTTTCCAGAACTTGCTACTATGATTTTTTTTGATATTCTTTTT
It includes:
- a CDS encoding ABC transporter permease, whose protein sequence is MSRNFNKLLNYSLQKISLIPIMLWIISSLVFILLRVAPGDPVDAILGSGADEVSREFLRNKLGLNEPLINQYFIYIKNILHLDFGQSLSTQEPVLNIILKSLPASLELGFFSILSAILIGFPLGLISLRKRGKKTDYIARILGIATYAIPPFWGAMLAQLLFSVFFNISPIGGRFPIFQEQPQITGFLVLDSILSNNIIAFKDSLYHLALPSITLGLLLSGIFSRSLRVNLEKTLKSDYVNAAICRGISRKRIFLNHALPNALLPIVTISGLTMASLAGGALLFEVTFSWPGIALRLHEAISQRDYTLVQGIVIFTSMLIVSLNLFVDILIAYLDPRIEY
- a CDS encoding ABC transporter substrate-binding protein, which codes for MKKKVLLSIFIILISFLQNSCGSKRISKKIIVASSGKIESLDPARANTLKAIQLISSLGDTLYELDSNGELTPQLASGMPIISKDRLQITINLRKNVFFHDGTSFNSNAIKFTFNRFKRIGTMNYILGNKIKSIETPSEYSVIINLNKPSSSLNGLLTSVNLTPISPSFYKEYSDKFLNEKFVGTGKYVLTSFSNEVQSIDPNLNYWGEKPLNNGINFVGYSNSSSLFGALKSKQIDVLLSNSIDDSQRKSLNNLSRNKQFKEGNSPFTELSFISLKTSSYPLSNLNLRMALAKSINRKLISDKVSYGLRKPSRSIIPPILKKDNKEVWPKYDYLEARRLLQKENYCNGNILRIPLTYRSNVPADKLIALTWQEEIKNSLKDCIDVVLNGVESTTVYKNLSLGIYTAVILDWTGAYSDPEAYLTPLLSCNEIVDGICKQGESVYSGSFWGSDKVKSLFLESEKISGIKRLEKLVEIEKIAANSIPYIPIWISSQKAWSQSKISKPIFNGAGIISLSDLKLIYE